The following is a genomic window from Sebastes fasciatus isolate fSebFas1 chromosome 15, fSebFas1.pri, whole genome shotgun sequence.
caggtccacaaatttcatggtaattaggtgataattagcaagtaacctatttgaaatttcttcggaattactgccaaattaccccaatatttacctatacatttattgaaaattaaattctgctatttctcaatagctggtaatttatttaatacatttccaggaaaagaataaaaagttaattgatatgctgtatgtccatgtctgctggtcaatagataataattagcaaataacttctttgaaatgtcttttaaaactccctgaatcatgacattagctaccaggttacatttgtgtagacaataagtcacacaatggtgagatttgtgctgatcagaagtgtccTCTATTacttttggttttccacctccgatgaagagcagcgtctaagggccctattttaacgattaCATACTATTTTAGCATagaattattaaatcatgttaataataaagtcatttttgataaattgaggtaaatattggggttaatttggcagtaattccaaagaattttcaaataggttacttgctaattatcacttaattaccatgaaatttgcggacctgtaaaatgaagtgttaccaaatatagtcatgcattaaggttacatgatatattccataattctacagtctgttaccactgactcagtgtttacaattttaaagcgtttcagaagtggcagacaaaataaaggagtggccggtagaaatgttcagtgacctgccacagtggcagttGAGGAAAACGGTTAGTTTCAGACCCTGGTGGGGAGTAGTGAAATACATGTAATTAAACTAGTAGTTAAATCTACATTCATATTTGTACAGTGATTCAAGTAGCTaaattccttttttttggtcattttttgtCTAGTTATCTATTGAAACTACAAACTATTTTGGGCCATAAAGGTAAGGaatgattttttattattattttaccatTGCTTCTACTGTAATTGAGCCCCTTTTGATCAGCCCTGCCCACCCTTTCTATTTAAATGCATTCACCATGCAGCCACCACCACACACCTGACCTTTCACCTTTCACCTGTcttcaacaaaattacaaatttgctAATTTATACtcacttatgtttatatttaagccTTATATTtcaactgcactattttatgccttagattaagataagataagataagataagatattcctttattagtcctgctgTGTGGAagtttgcagtgtacagcagcaaaggggatagtgcaaaaaacaagatgcatcagctaacacagtaaaaaaaagagctaaacaaagtgtaacaaaatatgaaccatttaaatagaaggaagtataaaaataggagcaatATATACAgcattgacaataaacagactattaacaaaattccaattatcattttccttttaaaaaatgtccaattATCATTTTACTTTTGCTTGTGTGATTTCACCttttatgtttacatatttaatgagcattgttgaaggaacctgaaaccaaagattttcattgccagtGATCTGCTTTGCAtgaattgacaaatgacaaataacgAACCTTGAACGACCTTTCTGTAGGCTAGTGCCTGCATGTGCAAAAGGTTGGGCGTTGCTCAGTGCGCACACAGCGACGGCGTCATCATCTTCACTTAGTTTAACTTAAAGATTGTTTTAGTTGTTAAGATTGTACAAGTCAGAGGTTACAAAACTGACGAGTAAGACAACAGGCCCTTTGTTTTTAGACCGGTGCTCAAGTCGGTCAAACGgtgtaaaaaaaagtgcaggttaaaatcttttagtgtggtattttattttcttgGTTTATGTATGTCCTGTGAACAAGTGGGCAcgtatatgtattatattttattataattttgtaTCACATATACATTATcaatttgatcattttttaCAAAGTAGTTTGAACTACTTTTTTCTAAGTAGCTTTAGTTAACCAAACTAGATGTCTCCCTAGGGTATTTTTGCTGTAGTTCAACTTCTTCCAGTGTGAAGTAATTGGCAGCTTGCAAAGCAATGCTTTCAAAGTAGCTTCCCCAACACTGGATATACCACAATAGAAAACTCCAATTTAAAATTCAGAAATGTACCCACATTTTAGCAATGAAATGTTTCAACAGTAAAGGTATTCACTGTGAAGTATGGCTCTTGTCAGAGTGTTaacttattgatgcattaaagggactgtttgtaactttttaagctataaatgtagcgggtcgccacacatgcgcgttcgcatatgcacgctcgcttgtggccggagcctcgtctccgctgcctgcttaccttcactcagacagagtgcacgttctcgcgtactcgctccacctctactagacgtgaacgcgcgctcactccacactgcagaagagttagttaagctctgagaatatctagtgaatgtacaggggacgtttgtgcagaaataaatgctgcagctcctccagaccaacagaggttttccgtgtcttgtgaagtgacggggctcctgcacgtgttacgttgtcgtctcgttaccgaccgggtgccggtgtctccctgcggctgccggctgcggtcgggaggcgataacgtaactcgttgagtagccccgctgcctgagcctgcgctgaggcaggaaaagccaacactaggatcagcagtgattcatggagagacctttgtctggtcagctaacattactgccaagcagctgaaatatagagtgatattgtgcttttagctgacgtgtgtcgcctcactgttttgagcaatgcacgtccatgtctatttagagcgagcaagcgcgacgctgactttcattgatttcaaggccacaggtgtcgctgttaagaagcatttctgaaagttacaaatagtccctttaatgaagAAAATTCCAAAAATTGTTAATAGGAAATGATGTGTATGGGTTAGAGTAAGTAGTTTCTCTGTAACTTATGCCAATTTAAATCGCATTCTTCTTCAACATAATCACCAATATAATACAGTGTCTTGTCACCTCCTTGAAGCCTTTGGAGTAGGGCTCCAACtagcgattattttcattatcagttaatctatttttttccccaaatgaATCATTAAGTCTataaaaatgccagaaaatagagggaaaaaaaagcctGTCACAATTTCTTTGAGCCCAAgttgacgtcttcaaatgtcttgttttgtctgaccaacggTACAAAACTTAAACATACAGAGGATCAGCATATTACTGTCACACATTTATGAAGCTGAACCAAATAATGTTCGGCATTTTTGCTGGACAATTGACCTAAACGACCCACACATTAATTGATAATCAGAATTGTAGCAGATATGTTTGCTGTTAGAACAAATAGTTTCAGCTCTACTTTTCATATATTTCCGGTCAAATTTAGCCGTCTGGATTTTACACACATTAGTACCGGCGTGTCTTTGAAAATGCAGAAGTAGAATTGACTGGGGATTTCAGTCTTGATAGTTGAACTACAAAAGAGGAAGAAGGATATTTAAATGGACTCCTAATCACAGTACGCTTGCACAGCATGTGCACTCGGGTTTGTCTTCGCGATACAACACTCCTTTCTGTTCAAAGGATTGATTTACAAGAAACACAATGATGCCTACACAGCAAAAGAttaaaactcaccattttaTTATGATAATGTTATTTGATATGTCAAATTACAAGTGTATGATGTAACATAAAAACAGTTACAAACATATGTATGcatatttacattatatatttatgaaaAGTAACGAGCTACATCtgtataaagaaaatacaacTATGACATGAGTTATTGGGACTATAAATCATATACTTGGTATTCTCGAACCATGAGAAGAAATACCTAGACGTATTGAATGAAACCAACAGAACCAGAACGAGAGATGTTAAATTATAAAATGGAAACTAGGATGGACGTGAGGCACTTTTTTGAGGTTGTCAGGATGTGAAAGCCGATGGCACTAAGAAACTtcaaggggggaaaaaatagatGCACAGGAAAGAAATATacacaaagagagagtgaaagaaaaaggaaagaaaacaggCAGTGTTTACAGAATAGTTAAGAGTAGTACCATTTATACTGCAAGTTTCAAAACACAAATGTCTTCCACTATTTAGAACTAATCACATAAATGTTACATCAAGCGCTGTAAGATGAAAAAAAGCTTACATATAGTATCATCAGTGCACCAAAGCATCGGAGAATTGAAACATAACCACTCAACTGCTGTGAAAAGTAACCGTTTTTAAAACAATACATTGAAGAGAAACAGGTTTAtatagctttttttctttttgtttaatcTACACAATGTCAAGAATGTACACTTGTATATGCATTCCCCAAAGATATGCACAATTTTTCCAAGATTGAAAGAGGATAAAAGACTAGCAGCAAAGTGGTTAAAACTGAAGTCTTATATAATGCaggtcaaaaaaatatatatattaaagcagacagacacatgttgcatatataatacagtacatGACAGGAAGTTGCACTGTGCTGGTTAATGCAGAATGAGAAGTGTTATTTCAGCATTCTCTACACTTTGTATAAATGCACGTCCTACATTTTTGCTTCTCAGCCAGCAAGTTTTAATCAGGTTCATCAAACCTTGGTTCAGCTTGCAATAACGCAGGGCATATCCAATTACAATGGGAGAATATGACAACCAACCAAACATTTGGTTACACACCATCCCCGCACGCACACGGCCAgcaaactaacacacacacacacacacagtcgtggGCACACATGAACGCACGTATATAGTAACATTCGcgcacccacacacatgcacatcacACAGAGcaatcaaacatttaaaaactcaCTGTCATGGTTATATGCTGTTGGAGAATTAGGGTTTAACAGTCGTTCATAGCTGATTTTTCTCTGTCAACACAATAAAATTAGTGATTGTATCTAGCAGCTttatatgcatgtatgtatatatatatttatatatcaaaCTTTTGAAACAAGTGGACTGCCACTACTGTACCGTGTTAGCACTATCCTTCCTTCTACCGTACAAAACTAGAGAGAAACTCTATTAGAAGCTCAATAGTCATTTCCATCCTCTACTTTTCAATGTGAAATAATACTAAAAGGTGACCTATGTACATAATGCTGTCAATTGAAGCTACAGTATATGCTGACAGCAACGATAAATACAGCTCTATCTTTAAAATttcaaagacaaaaagaaaaagctgggattattattatcagaaCTTAAATATAGTGTTAAGTATTTACAGGTTTGTTTTGGAGTTTGGTACCAGGGGTTGGTCGTCTACCTATGTAGCGTTAAAGTGTCGTGTCCCGTCACTgactcagtctgcagagagGTCAATGTGTTTTCCCACGTTAGAAAGTTTGCATAGAAAGTAAAGGGAGCGTCGGTCGGGGGGGTGGAATTAGGAAAATAAATCTCGTCGAGACCGAGGCGCCACTACGTTATTTTTTTAACTAGGAGTGACGGGAGGTGAGAGGAGATGCATATCTGTTAGCAACAGCACATGGGATGTTGTATCAAATCTGCTGTTAAATACTGAGGCGAATCACAATTAGCGCTAATTTCAAACATTAGTTTGGGGATAACTTCATCAGTTATTGCAGTCAGACGTCCAAACTGATGGGAACTTGTTGTTGTTCAGACTAGTTTTGAATCAACAATGGTCTTGTGAGCAAAGATAATTTAAAGTGTTCTACTCTTTTGGGTGGGAAATCAAACACAAACTAGACTCCCTGTTTCCCAAAGGATCTTTTAAAGGAGTTTGACCTTTGGGGAATTATGCTTATTGCttgttgagagttagatgagaggattgataccacgctgttaaatatgaatacaGAGCCAGcagctgcttagcttagcttagcttagcttagcataaagactggaaacaagctagcctggctctgtccaaagataaCAAAGTCCTcctaccaccaccaccgctaaagctcactaattaacacattttatattgtttgtttaatctaaaaaaacaaaaggcgGTTCTACGGGGGGTTGTGTGTGGGACTATTTCTTCTTCAGGCATGGTAACTTCTGAGAGTTTTTGCATGGCAACCTCATGGTGACAACGGGACTCCAGGAAGTCCCTGTGCCCGTCCGAGAAATAGTCCCACACTTGACAACCAAGTAAAACAACAAACTATCATTTTTACACTTGTaatatgtgttaattagtgagctttagcggtggtgggaggaggattttgttacttttggacagagccaggctagccccATTTACGAGCTGATAACTCCAGCTTAACAACACACAGATACAACAGTAaaatcaatcttctcatccaacCTTCGGAAGGAAAACAAATAAgtgaatttcccaaaatgtcgaactattcctttaacagtcTCATTTGTTCAATAGACAAAGACGCTTCGGGAAACAGGGCAAAGTCAAAGCCTTAATCAAGTAGACAGTGGTGACGTTACATGACACCGAATCAGCAGTGCATATGAAGacctatgcacacacacacacacacatacacatacataacaCCTTtatggtttttttttaatagctaAGATACTCAGCATTCCTGAAAcaatgcattcattcattcagggCCTGTTAAATGAAGACATACGGAAGAAGGAGTGGACTTTTGAGGAACAAAGAAATACTACATTTACacaggaaaataaaagaaaacaaaaagaaactgaTTCATGGGACAAACATGGAAATTTGGAGAGGGTGCTGCAACCAAAGCTTGGAGAGCAGTGCTTTCAGGAGGGTTTTCCCCCCACGCCAAAATTGAATGtttcaaatgtatgtacagaCAAATTTTAAAATCGGAGGGATTCTCAATAAAAGAATAACCTAATTTAAGTGCCTCATCATTTAACCCAAGGAGCACGGAAACCCCTTTTTACTCACCGAAACAAAACTTGCTGGTTGAGCAACATTTCAGCCTTTTGtttcaaaaaaataattataaaaaatgagcaggaaaaataacaaataagaaacaaaaacaccaaTTTCACTACAGCAGTAAATAACTGGACTAAAACTGAGATCCACTGGAGTAAATGAAATTGTCATGTGTCGGTTTCAATTTAAATGGTTCAAGAGGTTCTAATGCTATTTTCATGAcgtggaaaaaaaagactattttgGGGAACTCGGCATGGTAAAGTCGTTACCATTTTTTCCCTTCTAATCATGGAATCGATCCCTTTATTTTGGAATGCAATCAAATGGTCTGAATCACCTCGGGAAAGCAAGGTAATCGCTTTAACATCTTCTTAATGAATGTCAAAATCTGCACCTTCAAAAAAACAAGCTGTTacctttttgatttttttcaacattcaatgaaaaggaaaacaagGAATTGGCCAAACATCCACCACAGCAACAGCTCTCAATTGTTAAAATTACACTACATCTGGTGGTTAATGTACCACAAGAATTTGAGAGGGTTACCTTTACTctgggttggggggggggggtaccaTTTCTAGTGCACTTTTCTCTGTCTAGTAATTACATTGTCAGCAAATGCTTAAGCCATGAAGGAAAGGCCACTGTTACCCAACTGTAAATTCACAAAAAAGCAAGAACATATCCCTTTTAGCAAACAGCAAGTAGTTTTTCTGAACGCAgaatagttttgttttcttttttttgtcattaagTTGTCGCTCTCTGTACAAAAGACAATTTTCCTTCATAATGTTACACATTTCTTGTAGTAGAGTTTGTGGCCTGGCTTCGTCAATGCATGAGTGTGAATGtgagagagaggtgtgtgtgggtgtgtgtgtttgtgtttgtgtgtacaggtGTGTTTAGTAACATCTCCAAGTCTATTAATCTTGAcgctgcctcctcctctcctcctcagatTAAGCTCCTGAACTTAGCTTGATGCTCAGAGCTCCCACAAAGCATATGGTTTGTCCTCCACCGCTGCTTGTCGGCgacaaacacaaactgaaatCTCCAAAAGCCCTCAGAGCTGGGGATCAACAACATATCACCCCGTCTGAGAGGGGAATGAAAAAAGGATGCCGGCTTTTTAATTTTCCGCTTTTATCCACTTCCTGTGTTAGCTAGCTTTGAGGGTGTCCCAGAGTCCGTCGTCGGGTCACCCCGCGGCCTTGTGCTTGCCCCCGCAGCAGCGGCATGCCTCGCCACAGTGGTGGCAGGCGCGCAGAGGCAGGTAGCAGCACATGCAGGGCGCGATGAATGACAACGCCACCAGGGCCAGCCAGCGCAGGCAGAACTGCTCGTCGGACGTGTCACACGAGCAGGGGTCCGAGAAGTCGCCCTCGGAGTCGGACATGCAGTGGTACAGCATGCTCTCGGCGCACAGCATGCAGCTGACTTTGTAGATGCACTGCTTGATCGGGTCGGGGGCGTCTTGGCACTGCCCCCGCCAGTTGTCCTCGTGGTTGAACATCTCCCGACAGTAGATGCAGCGCGAGCGCTCGCCGTCCTCTCGCCGCCGACGGCCCTTCTTGGACttgagcaggggcgagggctgAGTCTTGATGGCCGTGTCCTTGCCCAGACCCAGCCCCATACCTGTTCCAATGCCCATACCGGGGCCAGAGTGAGAGTCCCCACAAGGGCCGTCGGGAAAGAGGTACTCGCACTTCTTACTGTCCAGTTTGTGGAAGGCGGTGGGGAAGTCCATGTCCTCGCGGTCGGCCTCCTGTTTCCACATGACAGGGTGGCGGTAGTCCTCATAGCCGCGGATGAGCACGTCTTTGCGTGGGTTGATGCGAACGATCTCCTCTTCGTCCATGTGAAAGCTGACATGACGAGTCGTCTTGAAGGAGACCTTTAAATGAGGTGAAATTGAGAATTAGTTGGGACTCCACATTTTCATAACAATGAGATGCAATTTTTGAGGAACTTATAATAAAAATTTTGGACATGCGATTGGTTGTGTGGAGGAGAGGCGGACCTGTGGAGGCAGGTAGCGGCGGTTGCTGGAGGGGAACTCGTCGAAGGGTTGGGCGCGGACGTAGCAGCCCCTGAATGGCTCGGTGGAGACGACGTTGTTCAGGGGAGAGAAGGGCTCTTTCATTGGGGTACAGATGGAGGGAGGCTCGTCACACACCTAGAGAAATACAGATACAAATATAAAGTAAGTTTGATAGTTACGGGAAATTAATTTGTAGAAAAACCCATGTTTTCCCTCAGAAGGACGCAcatcaaagaaacacaaaacatctGACGTGATTCATTAATTCACTTAAGTCAAGTATTGGTTGACGCCCTTAACATCTATCATTCTATGTTAACATCAAACCGTCAAAGCACTGATGGTCGATTAAGTCCGTTTTCTTGACCACAACTGTTTTGACTCGGGGTGTGTAggccgtgtgtgtgttccaCTTGCAACCACCAGGGGGCATCCCGTGCCCACGCTTGGCCAAATGACTGTGCTGTGTGGTGATGACTCAAGGCCCTTCTGTTAAGAACTCCCAGTTCCCATCAGCCTTGCATGTGTTCCCACAAACATTTTAACTGATGCAAAATCTACAAACACAAGCCTAAAAAAAGAGGCACTTGAAACATgcgaataaaaaaaagaagaaagaagagaaaaccGAGCGAACATTCCTTCCAGCTCACGCCAAACGATCTGATAATTACAAGAGGTAAGCTCACTGTTGACATCAATCAGAAGGTGGTGTCTATAAATAACATCTTGTGAATGTCGGCATCAAACAcagtttaaaataaaacacagcagAAAAAGGTGTTtctagaaataaaataatagatcCAAAAGAAGTGGTATAATACTTCAGTACTCATGGCAACAACATCAAAAGTGATGGCTATTCATGATTCATGCGTGCAGAGGTGATGAGAGATGGGGGAGGATTGTCAGTTATTACATCAAGAGCTGCGTGATGATATTTCACGTCCAGCGTTATTTCAGCAACAACCATCTGTATAATAATTTCCAGCTACGTATGCAAATTACATGAAAATAAGCAGAATTGGGGGGTGATTAAATTCAAAGTTGTGCCTTCTTTCTCATTACAGTCTGAAAATGATCCAAATAAACTGCAGAATAAAGGGTCTTCGAGGTCTTCGGAAATACACAAACATGGACGCATGCCGAGTTATCTTCACACGTACGAGTTTGATCCGACCATATTCGAGCCGTTGTACACACTGGCTAGCTGTCCCTCTTTTCCCACACACACCCCGACCTCATCAAGGCAGGGTtagtcctcctctcttctccttctcccaccctctccctctctctgctctgcgtGTGGAGGAGGCTGCTGGCTCTGGTTAGTCAGTGCCGTGTGTAAAGTAGCCCACGCCAGTGCTTTAACGCACAGCGGAAATCTGGTTTGCTCCCAGCTGCTGCTACAGTAATTACTGTCCTGTGGTTGCTAAGAGATGCTTCCtttgacttctttttttccctctctttctcttcttttttccccccctctctctctctctctcctctgcttgctccccccccccccccccctctctagACTGCTAACAcatggtgtgtgtatgtgtgtgactttgCTCCCTCTTTGCCTCCAAACATACCAAGTGGTGTAAACGCACATCCACGGCGTCTGCAGGGGAATGTGAGGAATAGGAGacagtggagggagaggagagaaagaacagAACAGGAAAAAATGActttgtgttcatgtgtgtgtgtgtgtgtgtgtgtgtgtgtgtgtgtgtgtgtgtgtgtgtgtgtgtgtgtgagaaagagagcgagaggcCAAAGAGTCTGCCGAGGGAATGTCATAAACCAGC
Proteins encoded in this region:
- the spred1 gene encoding sprouty-related, EVH1 domain-containing protein 1, which encodes MSEDSTNPNNDDSYARVRAVVMTRDDSSGGWLPLGGGGLSCVTVYKVGRAEDSGSTHSGGSGGSSSNLSPCSSSPSPSPSPSPSPIAVEFHIRGERLKDKLVVLECVLQKDLVYNKVNPIFHHWRINDKKFGLTFQSPADARAFDRGVRRAIEDINQGCRPFGDGDIPEDGLPVCDEPPSICTPMKEPFSPLNNVVSTEPFRGCYVRAQPFDEFPSSNRRYLPPQVSFKTTRHVSFHMDEEEIVRINPRKDVLIRGYEDYRHPVMWKQEADREDMDFPTAFHKLDSKKCEYLFPDGPCGDSHSGPGMGIGTGMGLGLGKDTAIKTQPSPLLKSKKGRRRREDGERSRCIYCREMFNHEDNWRGQCQDAPDPIKQCIYKVSCMLCAESMLYHCMSDSEGDFSDPCSCDTSDEQFCLRWLALVALSFIAPCMCCYLPLRACHHCGEACRCCGGKHKAAG